A single window of Acanthopagrus latus isolate v.2019 chromosome 1, fAcaLat1.1, whole genome shotgun sequence DNA harbors:
- the taf5 gene encoding transcription initiation factor TFIID subunit 5 isoform X2 — translation MAAVQGGLVDAVEKKDIKTEPSEDSGGNNNANDGRILSPPPGSSASAPGGNKTPAGAPEDQQTLLAVLQFLKKNNLAESVEILRREAGLPEDALDLKAGDSSGAGSGGAGDTVDLEGEDASSLLSRVTVSSSAAAQAPTKAPSEDQPDVNVVLSAYSQQGDPALYGVYYSGLKRFIESVLDCHRAELSQVFYPLFVHMYLELVYNNHENEAKVFFEKFSGDQECYYEDDLRVLSSLTKKEHMRGNETLLDFRTSKFVLRISRDSYQLLKRHLQERQNNQIWNIIQEHLYIDIFDGMPRSKSQIDAMSGSLAGEAKREANKAKVYYGLLKEPEIELPLDDEDEEAENEEGKPKKKKPKKDSMGSKSKKQDPNAPSQTRIPLPELKDSDKLDKIMYMKEATKRIRLGPDNLPSICFYSFLNAYQGLTAVDFTDDSSLIAGGFADSTVRVWSVTPKKLRKVKSAADLNLIDKESDDVLERIMDEKTASESKILYGHSGPVYGISFSPDRNYLLSCSEDGTIRLWSLQTFTCLVGYKGHNYPVWDTQFSPHGYYFISGGHDRVARLWATDHYQPLRMFSGHLADITATRFHPNSNYVVTGSSDRTIRLWDVLTGNCVRIFTGHKGPIHALAFSPNGKFLASGATDGRVLLWDIGHGLMIGELKGHTDTIYSLKFSRDGEILASGSMDNTVRLWDAMKAFDDLETDDFTAATGHIHLQDNSQELLLGTYMSKSTPVIHLHFTRRNLLLAAGAYNP, via the exons atgGCGGCCGTACAAGGTGGTCTGGTCGACGCGGttgaaaagaaagacataaaaacagaacCATCGGAAGATAGCGGTGGAAATAACAATGCGAACGACGGCAGAATCCTCTCTCCGCCCCCCGGCTCCAGCGCTTCGGCCCCTGGAGGTAACAAAACCCCGGCCGGAGCCCCGGAGGACCAGCAGACGCTGTTGGCGGTCCTGCAATTCCTCAAAAAGAACAATCTGGCCGAGTCCGTCGAAATTTTGCGCCGTGAAGCGGGATTACCGGAAGATGCGTTGGACCTGAAGGCAGGTGACTCCTCGGGGGCCGGTTCGGGTGGTGCCGGGGACACCGTGGACCTGGAAGGAGAAGATGCGAGCTCTCTGCTGAGCCGGGTGACCGTCTCATCCTCCGCTGCAGCTCAGGCGCCAACCAAAG CTCCCAGTGAGGATCAGCCGGATGTCAACGTGGTGCTGTCAGCTTACAGCCAGCAGGGAGACCCGGCGCTGTACGGGGTTTACTACAGTGGCCTGAAGAGGTTCATAGAATCGGTTTTGGACTGTCACCGGGCAGAACTGTCCCAGGTCTTCTACCCACTGTTTGTGCACATGTATCTGGAGCTGGTCTACAACAATCACGAAAATGAGGCCAAGGTGTTCTTTGAAAA GTTCAGCGGGGATCAAGAGTGCTACTACGAAGACGACTTGCGTGTTTTGTCTAGCCTGACCAAGAAGGAGCACATGAGAGGCAACGAGACCCTGCTGGACTTCCGCACCAGCAAATTTGTGCTGCGAATCTCCCGCGACTCTTACCAGCTGCTCAAGAGGCACCTGCAGGAGCGTCAGAACAACCAGATCTGGAACATCATCCAGGAGCACCTCTACATCGACATCTTCGATGGCATGCCACGCAGCAAGAGCCAGATCGACGCCATGTCTGGCAGCTTGGCTGGAGAGGCTAAGCGGGAGGCTAATAAGGCTAAG GTTTACTACGGCCTGCTGAAGGAACCAGAGATTGAGCTGCCTctggatgatgaggatgaggaggcggAGAACGAGGAGGGTAaacccaagaagaagaaacccaAGAAGGACAGCATGGGCTCCAAGAGCAAGAAGCAGGATCCTAATGCCCCCTCACAGACTAG GATACCTCTACCAGAACTGAAGGATTCAGACAAGCTGGACAAGATCATGTACATGAAGGAGGCCACCAAGAGGATCCGCCTGGGACCAGATAACCTCCCCTCCATCTGCTTCTACTCTTTTCTTAACGCTTACCAG GGTCTGACAGCAGTGGACTTCACAGACGACTCTAGCCTGATTGCAGGAGGCTTCGCAGACTCTACAGTGCGGGTGTGGAGCGTCACGCCAAAGAAGCTGCGCAAGGTCAAGTCCGCGGCAG ACTTGAATCTGATTGACAAAGAGTCCGACGATGTGCTGGAGAGGATCATGGATGAGAAGACGGCCAGTGAGTCAAAGATCCTCTACGGACACAGTGGCCCAGTGTACGGCATCAGCTTCAGTCCAGACAG AAACTACTTGTTGTCGTGTTCTGAAGATGGTACTATCAGGCTGTGGAGTCTCCAAACATTTACTTGTCTGGTGGGCTACAAAGGCCACAACTACCCTGTGTGGGACACCCAGTTTTCCCCTCATGGTTATTATTTTATCTCTGGGGGACATGACAGAGTCGCCCG tctgtgGGCAACAGACCACTACCAGCCCCTGCGGATGTTTTCTGGTCACCTCGCTGATATCACTGCCACACGTTTCCACCCCAACTCCAATTATGTCGTCACAGGGTCGTCCGATCGCACCATCCGGCTCTGGGATGTCCTGACCGGAAACTGCGTCCGCATCTTCACCGGTCACAAG GGTCCTATCCATGCACTAGCCTTCTCTCCCAATGGGAAGTTCTTGGCTTCAGGAGCCACTGATGGCAGAGTTCTCCTGTGGGACATTGGTCACGGACTCATGATCGGAGAGCTTAAAGGCCACACAGACACCATCTACTCCCTCAAGTTcagcagagacggagagatCCTCGCATCCG gCTCCATGGACAACACAGTTCGTCTGTGGGATGCTATGAAAGCGTTTGATGATTTAGAGACGGATGATttcacagcagctacaggacACATCCATCTACAGGATAACtcccaggagctgctgctggggacCTACATGTCTAAATCCACACCTGTTATACACCTTCACTTCACCCGCAGGAACCTGCTGCTAGCCGCTGGGGCCTACAATCCATGA
- the taf5 gene encoding transcription initiation factor TFIID subunit 5 isoform X1 — MAAVQGGLVDAVEKKDIKTEPSEDSGGNNNANDGRILSPPPGSSASAPGGNKTPAGAPEDQQTLLAVLQFLKKNNLAESVEILRREAGLPEDALDLKAGDSSGAGSGGAGDTVDLEGEDASSLLSRVTVSSSAAAQAPTKVAPSEDQPDVNVVLSAYSQQGDPALYGVYYSGLKRFIESVLDCHRAELSQVFYPLFVHMYLELVYNNHENEAKVFFEKFSGDQECYYEDDLRVLSSLTKKEHMRGNETLLDFRTSKFVLRISRDSYQLLKRHLQERQNNQIWNIIQEHLYIDIFDGMPRSKSQIDAMSGSLAGEAKREANKAKVYYGLLKEPEIELPLDDEDEEAENEEGKPKKKKPKKDSMGSKSKKQDPNAPSQTRIPLPELKDSDKLDKIMYMKEATKRIRLGPDNLPSICFYSFLNAYQGLTAVDFTDDSSLIAGGFADSTVRVWSVTPKKLRKVKSAADLNLIDKESDDVLERIMDEKTASESKILYGHSGPVYGISFSPDRNYLLSCSEDGTIRLWSLQTFTCLVGYKGHNYPVWDTQFSPHGYYFISGGHDRVARLWATDHYQPLRMFSGHLADITATRFHPNSNYVVTGSSDRTIRLWDVLTGNCVRIFTGHKGPIHALAFSPNGKFLASGATDGRVLLWDIGHGLMIGELKGHTDTIYSLKFSRDGEILASGSMDNTVRLWDAMKAFDDLETDDFTAATGHIHLQDNSQELLLGTYMSKSTPVIHLHFTRRNLLLAAGAYNP; from the exons atgGCGGCCGTACAAGGTGGTCTGGTCGACGCGGttgaaaagaaagacataaaaacagaacCATCGGAAGATAGCGGTGGAAATAACAATGCGAACGACGGCAGAATCCTCTCTCCGCCCCCCGGCTCCAGCGCTTCGGCCCCTGGAGGTAACAAAACCCCGGCCGGAGCCCCGGAGGACCAGCAGACGCTGTTGGCGGTCCTGCAATTCCTCAAAAAGAACAATCTGGCCGAGTCCGTCGAAATTTTGCGCCGTGAAGCGGGATTACCGGAAGATGCGTTGGACCTGAAGGCAGGTGACTCCTCGGGGGCCGGTTCGGGTGGTGCCGGGGACACCGTGGACCTGGAAGGAGAAGATGCGAGCTCTCTGCTGAGCCGGGTGACCGTCTCATCCTCCGCTGCAGCTCAGGCGCCAACCAAAG TAGCTCCCAGTGAGGATCAGCCGGATGTCAACGTGGTGCTGTCAGCTTACAGCCAGCAGGGAGACCCGGCGCTGTACGGGGTTTACTACAGTGGCCTGAAGAGGTTCATAGAATCGGTTTTGGACTGTCACCGGGCAGAACTGTCCCAGGTCTTCTACCCACTGTTTGTGCACATGTATCTGGAGCTGGTCTACAACAATCACGAAAATGAGGCCAAGGTGTTCTTTGAAAA GTTCAGCGGGGATCAAGAGTGCTACTACGAAGACGACTTGCGTGTTTTGTCTAGCCTGACCAAGAAGGAGCACATGAGAGGCAACGAGACCCTGCTGGACTTCCGCACCAGCAAATTTGTGCTGCGAATCTCCCGCGACTCTTACCAGCTGCTCAAGAGGCACCTGCAGGAGCGTCAGAACAACCAGATCTGGAACATCATCCAGGAGCACCTCTACATCGACATCTTCGATGGCATGCCACGCAGCAAGAGCCAGATCGACGCCATGTCTGGCAGCTTGGCTGGAGAGGCTAAGCGGGAGGCTAATAAGGCTAAG GTTTACTACGGCCTGCTGAAGGAACCAGAGATTGAGCTGCCTctggatgatgaggatgaggaggcggAGAACGAGGAGGGTAaacccaagaagaagaaacccaAGAAGGACAGCATGGGCTCCAAGAGCAAGAAGCAGGATCCTAATGCCCCCTCACAGACTAG GATACCTCTACCAGAACTGAAGGATTCAGACAAGCTGGACAAGATCATGTACATGAAGGAGGCCACCAAGAGGATCCGCCTGGGACCAGATAACCTCCCCTCCATCTGCTTCTACTCTTTTCTTAACGCTTACCAG GGTCTGACAGCAGTGGACTTCACAGACGACTCTAGCCTGATTGCAGGAGGCTTCGCAGACTCTACAGTGCGGGTGTGGAGCGTCACGCCAAAGAAGCTGCGCAAGGTCAAGTCCGCGGCAG ACTTGAATCTGATTGACAAAGAGTCCGACGATGTGCTGGAGAGGATCATGGATGAGAAGACGGCCAGTGAGTCAAAGATCCTCTACGGACACAGTGGCCCAGTGTACGGCATCAGCTTCAGTCCAGACAG AAACTACTTGTTGTCGTGTTCTGAAGATGGTACTATCAGGCTGTGGAGTCTCCAAACATTTACTTGTCTGGTGGGCTACAAAGGCCACAACTACCCTGTGTGGGACACCCAGTTTTCCCCTCATGGTTATTATTTTATCTCTGGGGGACATGACAGAGTCGCCCG tctgtgGGCAACAGACCACTACCAGCCCCTGCGGATGTTTTCTGGTCACCTCGCTGATATCACTGCCACACGTTTCCACCCCAACTCCAATTATGTCGTCACAGGGTCGTCCGATCGCACCATCCGGCTCTGGGATGTCCTGACCGGAAACTGCGTCCGCATCTTCACCGGTCACAAG GGTCCTATCCATGCACTAGCCTTCTCTCCCAATGGGAAGTTCTTGGCTTCAGGAGCCACTGATGGCAGAGTTCTCCTGTGGGACATTGGTCACGGACTCATGATCGGAGAGCTTAAAGGCCACACAGACACCATCTACTCCCTCAAGTTcagcagagacggagagatCCTCGCATCCG gCTCCATGGACAACACAGTTCGTCTGTGGGATGCTATGAAAGCGTTTGATGATTTAGAGACGGATGATttcacagcagctacaggacACATCCATCTACAGGATAACtcccaggagctgctgctggggacCTACATGTCTAAATCCACACCTGTTATACACCTTCACTTCACCCGCAGGAACCTGCTGCTAGCCGCTGGGGCCTACAATCCATGA
- the atp5md gene encoding ATP synthase membrane subunit DAPIT, mitochondrial, with translation MGGHDAGSQHQFTGIAKHFNSYTITGRRNCVLATFASILGITLFFKLKPKKQAAITAK, from the exons ATGGGAGGACATGACGCCGGAAGCCAGCACCAGTTCACTGGGATTGCCAAGCACTTCAACTCGTATACAATCACAGGAAGGAGGAAT tGTGTTTTGGCAACATTTGCCAGCATATTGGGCATAACCCTTTTCTTCAAACTGAAACCCAAGAAACAGGCTGCCATCACAGCAAAGTGA